From one Myxococcota bacterium genomic stretch:
- a CDS encoding CoA transferase — translation MGTESEDLPLAGVRVLEIGGGLAAAFATRWLTGFGADVVRSDAGSETLTRDEQAALLASKRRVGVGDARLRELALAADIVVEDGVPGALAARGLDPRALRREKPALVVVSLTPFGQTGPAAHWRASNLVAHAAGGILSLTGVATRAPLQNGGNQAFMLLGLNGASAALTTYFGSLLHGEGDWLDISAQECAAGMLEYYGPRAAFDHTPAVRLGNRVNCLWGIFPVADGFAGVCALQRQAPAFLAMTRDPALADPRFLEPAYRLEHDAEIGELVARWFRDKKKRDLLEMGESNKVPMGAVMTPLDLLGNACLDERGFFDVVNTPAGEARVPGRPYLGLAWRAGALHGPAADTDAVAADWLGARA, via the coding sequence ATGGGGACGGAGAGCGAAGATCTGCCGCTCGCGGGGGTGCGCGTGCTGGAGATCGGCGGCGGGCTCGCGGCCGCCTTCGCCACGCGCTGGCTGACCGGCTTCGGCGCCGACGTGGTGCGCAGCGACGCGGGCAGCGAGACGCTCACGCGCGACGAGCAGGCGGCCCTGCTCGCGAGCAAGCGGCGCGTCGGCGTGGGCGATGCGCGCCTGCGCGAGCTCGCGCTCGCGGCCGACATCGTGGTCGAGGACGGCGTGCCCGGTGCGCTGGCGGCGCGCGGGCTCGACCCGCGGGCGCTGCGGCGCGAGAAGCCCGCGCTGGTGGTCGTGTCACTGACTCCGTTCGGGCAGACCGGGCCGGCGGCGCACTGGCGCGCCTCGAATCTGGTCGCGCACGCGGCCGGCGGAATCCTCTCGCTGACCGGCGTGGCCACGCGCGCGCCGCTGCAGAACGGCGGCAACCAGGCGTTCATGCTGCTCGGCCTGAACGGCGCCTCGGCGGCGCTCACGACCTACTTCGGGTCACTGCTGCACGGCGAAGGTGACTGGCTCGACATCTCCGCACAGGAGTGCGCCGCGGGCATGCTCGAGTACTACGGCCCGCGCGCCGCCTTCGACCACACCCCGGCCGTGCGGCTCGGGAACCGCGTGAACTGTCTCTGGGGCATCTTCCCGGTGGCCGACGGGTTCGCGGGCGTGTGCGCGCTGCAGCGCCAGGCGCCGGCGTTCCTGGCCATGACGCGCGACCCGGCGCTGGCCGACCCGCGCTTCCTCGAGCCTGCGTACCGGCTCGAGCACGACGCCGAGATCGGTGAGCTCGTGGCCCGCTGGTTCCGCGACAAGAAGAAGCGTGACCTGCTCGAAATGGGCGAATCGAACAAGGTGCCGATGGGCGCGGTCATGACGCCGCTCGATCTGCTGGGCAACGCGTGTCTCGACGAGCGCGGGTTCTTCGACGTCGTGAACACGCCCGCAGGCGAGGCGCGCGTGCCCGGCCGGCCCTATCTCGGCCTCGCCTGGCGCGCGGGCGCGCTGCACGGGCCGGCCGCCGACACGGACGCGGTCGCGGCGGACTGGCTGGGAGCGCGCGCGTGA
- a CDS encoding GNAT family N-acetyltransferase, with the protein MAGEALRVRLATGDDLPALRALIPRSVRGLSRPHYSDAQIEASIVHVFGPDTQLIADGTYFVVLAGERIVACGGWSRRRTLYGGDQHKGESDPLVDPALEPARIRAFFVDPDFSRRGLGTRLMNACLEAARAAGFSTLELGATLPGVPLYRAFGFRELERVDVPLPGGQVLPIVRMGRALEAG; encoded by the coding sequence ATGGCAGGCGAGGCGCTGCGCGTGCGGCTGGCGACCGGGGACGACCTCCCCGCCCTGCGCGCGCTCATCCCGCGCTCCGTGCGCGGCCTCTCGCGCCCGCACTACAGCGACGCGCAGATCGAGGCTTCGATCGTGCACGTGTTCGGCCCGGACACGCAGCTGATCGCCGACGGCACTTACTTCGTGGTGCTCGCGGGCGAGCGCATCGTGGCCTGCGGCGGCTGGAGCCGGCGCCGCACGCTCTACGGCGGCGACCAGCACAAGGGTGAGTCGGACCCGCTGGTCGATCCGGCGCTCGAGCCGGCGCGCATCCGCGCGTTCTTCGTCGATCCCGACTTCTCGCGCCGCGGTCTGGGCACGCGGCTCATGAACGCCTGCCTCGAGGCCGCCCGCGCGGCAGGCTTCAGCACGCTCGAGCTCGGCGCTACGCTGCCCGGCGTGCCGCTGTACCGCGCCTTCGGCTTCCGGGAGCTCGAGCGGGTCGACGTGCCGCTGCCCGGCGGGCAGGTGCTGCCGATCGTGCGCATGGGCCGCGCGCTCGAGGCCGGGTGA
- a CDS encoding cyclic nucleotide-binding domain-containing protein encodes MARIELFRHTEKWLGFEPGKTIFAEGDPGDCMYVILEGEVEIHAGGKLIELAEAGSTLGELALIDHSTRSATAVARSATRLVPINAKQFQGMIQETPFFALQVMSIMAERLRRWRP; translated from the coding sequence ATGGCGCGAATCGAGCTGTTCCGGCACACCGAGAAGTGGCTGGGCTTCGAGCCCGGCAAGACGATCTTCGCCGAGGGCGACCCCGGCGACTGCATGTACGTGATCCTCGAAGGCGAGGTCGAGATCCACGCCGGCGGCAAGCTGATCGAGCTGGCCGAGGCCGGCAGCACGCTGGGCGAGCTCGCGCTGATCGATCACTCGACGCGCAGCGCGACCGCCGTCGCGCGCAGCGCCACGCGCCTGGTGCCGATCAACGCCAAGCAGTTCCAGGGCATGATCCAGGAGACGCCGTTCTTCGCGCTGCAGGTCATGAGCATCATGGCGGAGCGGCTGCGGCGCTGGAGGCCCTGA
- a CDS encoding LLM class F420-dependent oxidoreductase — translation MRVDAGLMGGLADVPKAIRELEALGYDGAITAETAHDPFFPLLLAAEHSSRIELVTAIAVAFARSPMTLANLGHDLNAYSKGRFVLGLGSQIAPHITKRFSMPWSHPAARMRELILAMRAIWDCWYKGKKLEFRGEFYTHTLMTPMFTPTDTQYGAPKVFLAAVGPLMTEVAGEVADGVICHAFTTEKYMREVTLPAIERGLAKSGRKRSDFQVSFPGFVVTGKDEKAWSDSRRGVCKQIAFYGSTPAYRPVLELHGWGGLQTELNALSKQGQWDKMGTLIDDKILEQFAVVGTPDEIVPRFKARYGDAVDRTTLGFAAGAKSTVQELIAQLHG, via the coding sequence ATGCGAGTCGATGCAGGGTTGATGGGTGGCCTGGCCGACGTTCCGAAGGCCATTCGCGAGCTCGAGGCGCTGGGCTACGACGGTGCGATCACCGCCGAGACGGCGCACGATCCGTTCTTCCCGCTCCTGCTCGCGGCGGAGCACAGCTCGCGCATCGAGCTCGTGACTGCGATCGCGGTCGCCTTCGCGCGCAGCCCGATGACCCTCGCCAACCTGGGTCACGACCTGAACGCCTACTCGAAGGGGCGTTTCGTGCTCGGCCTGGGCTCGCAGATCGCGCCGCACATCACCAAGCGCTTCAGCATGCCCTGGTCGCACCCGGCGGCGCGCATGCGCGAGCTGATCCTGGCCATGCGCGCGATCTGGGACTGCTGGTACAAGGGCAAGAAGCTCGAGTTCCGTGGCGAGTTCTACACCCACACGCTGATGACTCCCATGTTCACGCCCACCGACACCCAGTACGGTGCGCCGAAGGTGTTTCTCGCGGCCGTGGGCCCGCTCATGACCGAGGTCGCGGGCGAGGTCGCCGACGGCGTGATCTGCCACGCGTTCACCACCGAGAAGTACATGCGCGAAGTCACGCTGCCGGCGATCGAGCGCGGGCTCGCGAAGTCGGGCCGCAAGCGCTCCGACTTCCAGGTCTCGTTCCCGGGCTTCGTGGTCACCGGCAAGGACGAGAAGGCCTGGAGTGACTCGCGCCGCGGGGTGTGCAAGCAGATCGCGTTCTACGGCTCGACGCCCGCCTATCGGCCCGTGCTCGAGCTGCACGGCTGGGGCGGCCTGCAGACCGAGCTCAATGCGCTCTCGAAGCAAGGCCAGTGGGACAAGATGGGCACGCTCATCGACGACAAGATCCTGGAGCAGTTCGCGGTCGTGGGCACGCCCGACGAGATCGTTCCGCGCTTCAAGGCGCGCTACGGCGACGCGGTCGACCGCACCACGCTGGGCTTCGCCGCGGGCGCGAAGTCGACCGTGCAGGAGCTGATCGCGCAGCTCCACGGCTGA
- a CDS encoding CoA transferase, giving the protein MKELPLAGIRVADLSMMWAGPFCTRLLGEMGAEVIKIESPRAWDNVRTLLPQPGAPEPWNTSYYFNDYNRDKKSLTLDLSQPRGKELYLELIARCDCVIENYRADVLDKLGIGWDALRRAKPDIILISMAGFGKTGSEKGFVGFGPIIEQMAGMASTTGYGDDGVPYKTGISYGDPIGGIAAAGAVALALIARRRTGQGAWIDLAQRETMAQMLGPAFAAASLRGAAPVHRGNRDPRFAPQGLYPCLGSDQWVAISARDEREWWALARAIGAPELESLELDVRRARHDELDRRIEAWTRALLPREAAESLQRAGVAAAPVLDCNAIHQDPHLAARGSWVELPQPKMKTWKQPASAWRLVEAQPLPRRHAPLFGEHNREILCGLLGHSERELGELAAAGIIGDAPIGAREG; this is encoded by the coding sequence GTGAAAGAGCTGCCGCTCGCCGGCATCCGCGTGGCCGACCTCTCCATGATGTGGGCCGGCCCGTTCTGCACGCGCCTGCTCGGAGAGATGGGCGCCGAGGTGATCAAGATCGAGTCACCGCGCGCCTGGGACAACGTGCGCACGCTGTTGCCGCAGCCGGGCGCGCCCGAGCCCTGGAACACGTCGTACTACTTCAACGACTACAACCGCGACAAGAAGTCACTCACGCTCGACCTGTCGCAGCCGCGCGGGAAAGAGCTGTATCTCGAGCTGATCGCGCGCTGTGACTGCGTGATCGAGAACTACCGTGCCGACGTGCTCGACAAGCTCGGCATCGGCTGGGACGCGCTGCGCCGCGCGAAGCCCGACATCATCTTGATCAGCATGGCCGGCTTCGGGAAGACCGGCTCCGAGAAGGGCTTCGTCGGCTTCGGCCCCATCATCGAGCAGATGGCCGGTATGGCCTCGACCACGGGCTACGGCGACGACGGCGTGCCGTACAAGACCGGCATCTCGTACGGCGACCCGATCGGCGGCATCGCGGCGGCGGGCGCCGTGGCGCTGGCGCTGATCGCCCGGCGCCGCACCGGCCAGGGCGCGTGGATCGACCTCGCGCAGCGCGAGACCATGGCGCAGATGCTCGGCCCGGCCTTCGCGGCCGCCTCGCTGCGCGGCGCCGCGCCCGTGCACCGCGGCAACCGGGATCCGCGCTTCGCGCCTCAGGGCCTGTACCCGTGCCTCGGCAGCGACCAGTGGGTCGCGATCTCGGCGCGCGACGAGCGCGAGTGGTGGGCGCTGGCGCGCGCGATCGGCGCGCCCGAGCTCGAGTCACTCGAGCTCGACGTGCGGCGCGCACGCCACGACGAGCTCGACCGGCGCATCGAGGCCTGGACCCGCGCGCTCCTGCCGCGCGAAGCGGCGGAGTCACTCCAGCGCGCCGGCGTCGCCGCCGCGCCCGTGCTCGACTGCAACGCGATCCACCAGGACCCGCACCTGGCCGCGCGCGGCTCCTGGGTCGAGTTGCCGCAGCCGAAGATGAAGACCTGGAAGCAGCCGGCCTCGGCCTGGCGCCTGGTCGAAGCCCAGCCGCTGCCGCGCCGGCACGCGCCGCTGTTCGGCGAGCACAACCGCGAGATCCTGTGCGGCCTGCTCGGTCACTCCGAGCGCGAGCTCGGCGAGCTGGCGGCGGCCGGCATCATCGGCGACGCGCCCATCGGCGCGCGCGAGGGATGA
- a CDS encoding response regulator transcription factor, translated as MSISIYLIDDHTVLRQAVRVMLEAEEGLTVVGEAGDAESGVREVAQLRPDVAIVDLKLPGTSGLGAIRQLTAESPETAVIAFTMYGNPAYVYEATHAGASAYVLKSASKDELLKAVRAVHGGAGFLQAEITKPLLQRLALESRTGAGRNPPSARELQVLELVGEGKSNKEIAAQLAISDETVKTHLRHLFEKLGVSDRAQAVAIALRQQLID; from the coding sequence GTGAGCATCTCCATCTATCTGATCGACGACCACACCGTGCTGCGCCAGGCGGTGCGGGTCATGCTCGAGGCCGAGGAGGGACTCACCGTGGTGGGCGAGGCCGGCGACGCCGAGAGCGGCGTGCGCGAGGTCGCGCAGCTGCGGCCCGACGTGGCGATCGTGGACTTGAAGCTCCCCGGCACGAGCGGACTCGGCGCCATCCGCCAGCTCACCGCCGAGTCACCCGAGACGGCGGTGATCGCGTTCACCATGTACGGCAACCCCGCCTACGTGTACGAGGCCACGCACGCCGGTGCCAGCGCGTACGTGCTGAAGAGCGCCAGCAAGGACGAGCTGCTCAAGGCCGTGCGCGCCGTGCACGGCGGCGCCGGCTTCCTGCAGGCCGAGATCACCAAGCCCCTGTTGCAGAGACTTGCGCTCGAGTCGCGTACCGGCGCGGGCCGCAACCCGCCCAGTGCGCGCGAGCTGCAGGTGCTCGAGCTGGTCGGTGAAGGCAAGAGCAACAAGGAGATCGCGGCGCAGCTCGCGATTTCGGACGAGACCGTGAAGACGCACCTGCGCCACCTGTTCGAGAAGCTGGGCGTGTCGGACCGCGCCCAGGCCGTGGCGATCGCGCTGCGCCAGCAGCTGATCGACTGA
- a CDS encoding sensor histidine kinase translates to MTSDLAHLQRAERLLVKLRAWGMASWLPILQHAELTLPAPRVYAVFAVGVVYAGLTWLVVRRGRAVRAGAIATTVGDAMIVAAICWGTGGIASDFYPYFYLTTIAVSIRFGPGPALAMFAFNSALSGALFLAAPAAAAAPGWGALALRVFYLSFAVLLGSALSREAADALEAARAARDRARSLLRRLIHAEDEERKRIAGELHDRMGARFFELSYGIDRARAALGADRPQAEVHLARLGADARACGDEIRELMNELRPTVLDDFGVSEALREYGMALQAAHSELRVKLEIDPEANAARPEANVALFRIAQEAVLNARKHAEASELEIGLAREAATLVLTVRDDGCGFDARTPARGRYGLMTMRERAEACGGTLELTSAHGRGTRVRAVVPAGAAS, encoded by the coding sequence ATGACGAGCGACCTGGCTCACCTGCAGCGTGCCGAGCGCCTGCTCGTGAAGCTGCGCGCCTGGGGCATGGCGTCGTGGCTCCCGATCCTGCAGCACGCCGAGCTCACGCTGCCCGCGCCGCGGGTGTACGCCGTATTCGCGGTCGGCGTGGTCTACGCGGGACTCACCTGGCTCGTCGTGCGCCGCGGACGTGCGGTGCGCGCGGGCGCGATCGCGACCACCGTGGGCGACGCCATGATCGTGGCCGCGATCTGCTGGGGCACGGGCGGCATCGCGAGTGACTTCTATCCGTACTTCTACCTGACCACCATCGCGGTCTCGATCCGCTTCGGCCCCGGCCCCGCGTTGGCCATGTTCGCCTTCAACTCCGCGCTCTCGGGCGCGCTGTTCCTGGCTGCGCCTGCGGCTGCCGCGGCGCCCGGCTGGGGGGCGCTCGCGCTGCGGGTGTTCTATCTCTCGTTCGCGGTGCTGCTCGGCAGCGCGCTCTCCCGCGAGGCCGCCGACGCGCTCGAAGCCGCGCGCGCGGCGCGCGACCGGGCGCGCAGTCTGCTGCGCAGGCTCATCCATGCCGAGGACGAGGAGCGCAAGCGCATCGCGGGCGAGCTGCACGACCGCATGGGCGCGCGCTTCTTCGAGCTCTCGTACGGCATCGACCGCGCCCGCGCCGCGCTGGGCGCCGACCGGCCGCAGGCCGAAGTGCACCTGGCGCGGCTCGGCGCCGACGCGCGCGCCTGCGGCGACGAGATCCGCGAGCTCATGAACGAGCTGCGGCCCACCGTGCTCGACGACTTCGGCGTGAGCGAGGCGCTGCGCGAGTACGGCATGGCGCTCCAGGCCGCGCACAGCGAGCTGCGCGTGAAGCTCGAGATCGATCCCGAGGCGAACGCCGCGCGCCCCGAGGCGAACGTCGCCCTGTTCCGCATCGCGCAGGAAGCCGTGCTGAACGCGCGCAAGCACGCCGAGGCGAGTGAGCTCGAGATCGGTCTCGCGCGCGAGGCCGCCACGCTCGTGCTCACGGTGCGCGACGACGGCTGCGGCTTCGACGCGCGCACGCCCGCGCGCGGGCGTTACGGGCTCATGACCATGCGCGAGCGCGCCGAGGCCTGCGGCGGCACGCTCGAGCTCACTAGCGCCCACGGCCGCGGCACGCGCGTGCGCGCCGTGGTGCCGGCCGGAGCGGCGTCGTGA
- a CDS encoding 2OG-Fe(II) oxygenase produces the protein MKPELHESLDARGFALLPGLLAPRDCAALGALWSDASLFRKRVVMQQHGFGQGEYQYFAYPLPPAVQRLRESLYAELAPAANRWREQLRQPADFPADLGSYLEQCHAAGQTRPTPLVLRYEAGDYNCLHQDLYGELVFPIQATVLLSDPARDFSGGEFLLVEQRPRAQSRGEVVPLGQGDAVAFAVRERPRRGARGFHRVQMRHGVSRLRSGLRFTLGLIFHDAA, from the coding sequence ATGAAGCCCGAGCTGCACGAGTCACTCGACGCGCGCGGCTTCGCGCTGCTGCCCGGCCTGCTGGCGCCGCGCGACTGCGCGGCGCTCGGCGCGCTGTGGAGCGACGCCTCGCTCTTCCGCAAACGCGTGGTCATGCAGCAGCACGGCTTCGGGCAGGGCGAGTACCAGTACTTCGCCTACCCGCTGCCGCCCGCGGTGCAGCGCCTGCGCGAGTCACTCTACGCGGAGCTCGCGCCCGCGGCGAACCGCTGGCGCGAGCAGCTGCGCCAGCCCGCGGACTTCCCGGCCGACCTGGGCTCGTATCTCGAGCAGTGCCACGCCGCCGGGCAGACGCGGCCCACGCCGCTCGTGCTGCGCTACGAGGCCGGCGACTACAACTGCCTGCACCAGGACCTGTACGGCGAGCTCGTGTTCCCGATCCAGGCCACCGTGCTGCTCTCGGATCCGGCGCGCGACTTCAGCGGCGGTGAGTTCCTGCTGGTCGAGCAGCGCCCGCGCGCGCAGTCGCGCGGCGAGGTGGTGCCGCTGGGGCAGGGCGACGCCGTGGCCTTCGCCGTGCGCGAGCGCCCGCGCCGGGGCGCGCGCGGCTTCCACCGCGTGCAGATGCGCCACGGCGTGAGTCGCCTGCGCTCCGGCCTGCGCTTCACGCTCGGGCTGATCTTCCACGACGCGGCCTGA
- the ada gene encoding bifunctional DNA-binding transcriptional regulator/O6-methylguanine-DNA methyltransferase Ada, with product MLDPKKCWQSLTRRDRRADGTFWYSVRTTGVYCRPSCASRLPRRENVAFHESPQAAEAAGFRACKRCRPTERTPVEAQLAAVAKACAILTQCESAPTLRELAAAVGVSPFHFHRLFKQVVGTTPREYARAERAARLGKALDAGEPVARAAYGAGFGSASGAYAEGSGLGMTPGARRRAGRGEAIRWAVAKTALGWVLVAATARGVCAAELGDSRESLVAGLHARFAAAELREDRAGLREWLARIAGFIASPDHALELPLDVRGTAFQAQVWRALQRVPPGKTITYTELARALGRPRAVRAVAQACAHNPVALLVPCHRALRLGGGLAGYRWGLERKRALLAREAAAAARPGGRAAAR from the coding sequence ATGCTCGACCCCAAGAAGTGTTGGCAGTCTCTGACCCGGCGCGATCGCAGGGCCGACGGGACGTTCTGGTACTCGGTGCGCACCACCGGCGTGTACTGCCGGCCGAGCTGCGCCTCGCGGCTGCCCCGGCGCGAGAACGTGGCCTTCCACGAGAGCCCGCAAGCCGCCGAGGCCGCCGGCTTCCGGGCCTGCAAGCGCTGCCGCCCGACCGAGCGCACGCCCGTGGAGGCGCAGCTCGCCGCGGTGGCGAAGGCGTGCGCGATCCTGACGCAGTGTGAGTCAGCGCCGACTCTGCGCGAGCTCGCGGCGGCCGTGGGAGTGAGTCCGTTCCACTTCCACCGCCTGTTCAAGCAGGTGGTGGGAACGACCCCGCGCGAGTACGCGCGCGCCGAGCGTGCGGCGCGCCTGGGCAAGGCGCTCGACGCGGGCGAGCCGGTGGCGCGCGCGGCCTACGGGGCCGGCTTCGGCTCGGCCTCGGGCGCCTACGCGGAGGGCTCGGGCCTGGGCATGACTCCGGGCGCGCGCCGGCGCGCGGGGCGCGGTGAGGCGATCCGCTGGGCCGTGGCGAAGACGGCCCTGGGCTGGGTGCTGGTCGCGGCGACCGCGCGCGGCGTGTGCGCGGCCGAGCTCGGTGACTCGCGCGAGTCACTGGTCGCGGGCCTGCACGCGCGCTTCGCCGCGGCCGAGCTGCGCGAGGACCGCGCCGGCCTGCGCGAGTGGCTGGCGCGCATTGCCGGCTTCATCGCCTCGCCCGACCACGCGCTCGAGCTGCCGCTCGACGTGCGCGGCACCGCGTTCCAGGCCCAGGTCTGGCGCGCGCTGCAGCGGGTCCCGCCCGGCAAGACCATCACGTACACGGAGCTGGCGCGCGCGCTCGGCCGGCCGCGCGCGGTGCGCGCCGTGGCGCAGGCCTGCGCGCACAACCCGGTGGCGCTGCTGGTGCCGTGTCACCGCGCGCTGCGCCTCGGCGGCGGGCTCGCGGGCTACCGCTGGGGTCTCGAGCGCAAGCGCGCGCTGCTCGCGCGCGAGGCGGCCGCCGCCGCGCGCCCGGGCGGGCGGGCCGCCGCGCGATGA
- a CDS encoding TMEM175 family protein, with amino-acid sequence MKKSRLEAFSDGVVAIIITIMVLELRPPHGSDFESLRPLAPLFLSYVLSFVYVGIYWNNHHHLLHAAQEVTGWVLWSNLHLLFWLSLFPFATAWLGEAHGASLPTALYGGVLFMAGAAYQLLESTLVAHHGRDSQLARALGGTRKEWLSVVAYAGAVVLAFVAPLLSQAIYVAVALLWFVPDRRFERPAR; translated from the coding sequence ATGAAAAAGAGCCGGCTCGAGGCTTTCAGCGACGGCGTCGTCGCGATCATCATCACGATCATGGTGCTCGAGCTGCGCCCGCCGCACGGCAGCGATTTCGAGTCACTCCGCCCGCTCGCGCCGTTGTTTCTCAGCTACGTGCTGAGCTTCGTCTACGTGGGCATCTACTGGAACAACCACCACCACCTGCTGCACGCCGCGCAGGAGGTCACGGGCTGGGTGCTGTGGTCGAACCTGCATCTGTTGTTCTGGCTGTCGCTGTTTCCGTTCGCCACCGCCTGGCTGGGCGAGGCGCACGGCGCGTCGCTGCCGACCGCGCTCTACGGCGGCGTGCTGTTCATGGCCGGCGCCGCGTACCAGCTGCTCGAGTCCACGCTGGTGGCTCACCACGGCCGTGACTCGCAGCTGGCCCGGGCCCTGGGCGGCACCCGCAAGGAGTGGCTGTCGGTGGTCGCGTACGCGGGGGCGGTCGTCCTGGCCTTCGTGGCGCCGCTGCTCTCACAGGCGATCTACGTGGCCGTGGCGCTGCTCTGGTTCGTGCCGGACCGCCGTTTCGAGCGCCCGGCGCGCTAG
- a CDS encoding alpha/beta hydrolase codes for MGLVLLLVVTLIGVAAWLARAAERRILFPARRAGDASALLASAGGEQLWLDAGGARTEAWLLPARAGRSAPAALVIYTHGNGELIDDWASAWDEPRSWGLSVLLVEYPGYGRSGGSPSEAGIAATILAAYDTAAKRPEVDPGRIIAYGRSLGGGAASVLAAQRTLAALVLESTFTSVRDIAKSLRVPGFLVPDPFDSVSRLAAFRGPTLIVHGERDEVVPVAHGRALHDALPQSELVIFRDCGHNDCPRPWPKLREFLASHELL; via the coding sequence GTGGGGCTCGTGCTCCTGCTGGTCGTGACACTGATCGGTGTCGCGGCCTGGCTCGCGCGCGCGGCCGAGCGCCGCATCCTGTTCCCCGCGCGGCGCGCCGGCGACGCGAGCGCGCTGCTCGCGAGCGCGGGCGGCGAGCAGCTCTGGCTCGACGCCGGCGGCGCGCGCACCGAGGCCTGGCTCCTGCCCGCGCGCGCCGGCCGGTCCGCGCCCGCGGCGCTCGTGATCTACACGCACGGCAACGGCGAGCTGATCGACGACTGGGCGAGCGCCTGGGACGAGCCGCGAAGCTGGGGCCTGTCGGTGCTCCTGGTCGAATATCCCGGCTACGGGCGCTCCGGTGGCAGCCCTTCGGAGGCGGGCATCGCGGCGACCATACTCGCCGCCTACGACACGGCCGCGAAGCGGCCCGAGGTCGACCCGGGCCGGATCATCGCCTACGGGCGCTCGCTGGGCGGCGGCGCCGCGAGCGTGCTGGCGGCGCAGCGCACGCTGGCGGCGCTCGTGCTCGAGTCCACGTTCACGAGCGTGCGCGACATCGCCAAGAGCCTGCGCGTGCCCGGCTTCCTGGTGCCGGACCCCTTCGACAGTGTCTCTCGCCTGGCCGCCTTCCGCGGGCCGACCCTGATCGTGCACGGCGAGCGCGACGAGGTGGTGCCGGTCGCGCACGGGCGCGCCTTGCACGACGCGCTGCCGCAGTCGGAGCTGGTCATCTTCCGTGACTGCGGACACAATGACTGCCCGCGTCCCTGGCCGAAACTGCGAGAGTTTCTCGCGAGTCACGAACTCCTCTAG
- a CDS encoding tetratricopeptide repeat protein gives MAEQDPIETDIAAGHMLLDAGLTENALQHFRALVARAPRDARTQYALASALDGADREAEAIPVYAEAIRLRPTGELLARAYLGLGSSLGSLGRHAEALEVLSGGSRRFPEHVPLRAFLALASARAGKPAEAVVALVEDMLAHHDLGPYTETVRRQLAELRKVPRR, from the coding sequence TTGGCGGAACAGGATCCCATCGAGACCGACATCGCGGCGGGTCACATGCTGCTCGACGCCGGCCTCACCGAGAACGCGCTCCAGCACTTCCGTGCGCTGGTGGCTCGGGCTCCGCGCGATGCACGCACGCAGTACGCGCTGGCCAGCGCGCTCGACGGCGCCGACCGCGAAGCCGAGGCGATCCCGGTCTACGCCGAGGCGATCCGGCTGCGCCCCACCGGCGAGCTCCTGGCCCGCGCTTATCTCGGGCTGGGCAGCTCGCTCGGCAGCCTGGGCCGGCACGCCGAGGCGCTCGAGGTGCTCTCGGGCGGGAGCCGCCGCTTCCCCGAGCACGTGCCGCTGCGCGCCTTCCTGGCCCTGGCTTCGGCGCGCGCGGGCAAGCCGGCCGAGGCGGTCGTGGCGCTGGTCGAGGACATGCTCGCCCACCACGACCTGGGCCCCTACACCGAGACGGTTCGGCGCCAGCTGGCCGAGCTGCGCAAGGTCCCGCGGCGCTAG